The following proteins come from a genomic window of Methanocella conradii HZ254:
- the yciH gene encoding stress response translation initiation inhibitor YciH, with protein sequence MAVCDKCGLPEDLCVCEEIVKESMRVKITLDKRRFGKVATVIEGLDERDINLKELSSLLKAKCACGGTIKENVIELQGDHKEKVRDILQAIGYSSELIDVK encoded by the coding sequence GTGGCGGTCTGTGACAAGTGCGGCCTCCCCGAAGACCTGTGCGTCTGCGAGGAGATCGTCAAAGAGTCCATGAGGGTGAAGATCACCCTGGATAAGAGGCGCTTTGGCAAGGTCGCCACGGTCATCGAGGGGCTTGACGAAAGGGATATAAACCTAAAGGAGCTATCCAGCCTCCTCAAGGCTAAGTGTGCCTGTGGGGGCACTATCAAGGAGAACGTCATCGAGCTCCAGGGTGACCATAAGGAGAAGGTCAGGGATATTCTCCAGGCCATCGGATACTCATCCGAGCTAATCGACGTGAAATGA
- the rpmC gene encoding 50S ribosomal protein L29, with protein MAILRAKEIREMSDDQLQKQLKDLRNELLKERAITATGGAPENPGRIRELRRTIARILTIMKEEKK; from the coding sequence ATGGCAATCTTAAGAGCAAAAGAGATCCGCGAGATGTCCGATGACCAGCTCCAGAAGCAGCTCAAGGACCTGCGCAACGAGCTCCTCAAGGAGAGGGCGATAACGGCGACGGGCGGCGCACCGGAGAACCCGGGGCGCATCCGCGAGCTGAGGCGAACCATCGCGAGGATTCTCACGATTATGAAGGAGGAGAAGAAATAA